From the Malus domestica chromosome 17, GDT2T_hap1 genome, one window contains:
- the LOC103426003 gene encoding indole-3-glycerol phosphate synthase, chloroplastic-like, with product MEGLASFRAVASLSSRPRKPISASAFDARRANSLSLPSSSCSIVRAQQMESKGTPPSAVAVEGEQEPEKVELEIKEWEVGMYHNEVAASQGIRIRRRPPTGPPQHYVGPFEFRLQNEGNTPRNILEEIIWHKDTQVAQLKQRQPLYSLKKALDNAPPVRDFVGALRAAHSRTGLPGLIAEVKKASPSRGVLRENFDPVEIAQAYEKGGAACLSVLADEKYFQGSYENMVAIRNAGVKCPLLCKEFIIEAWQIYYARTKGADAILLIAAVLPDLDIKYMTKICKMLGMATLVEVHDEREMDRVLGIEGVEFIGINNRNLETFKVDTSNTKKLLEGERGELIRQRDIIVVGESGLFTPDDIAYVQEAGVKAVLVGESIVKQDDPQKGIAELFGKDISM from the exons ATGGAGGGCTTGGCTTCCTTCAGGGCTGttgcttctctctcttcccgcCCCAGAAAACCCATTTCCGCCTCCGCTTTCGACGCGCGTAGAGCGAACTCGCTCTCTCTTCCGTCGTCGTCTTGCTCCATTGTTCGAGCTCAGCAG aTGGAGTCTAAGGGTACTCCGCCGTCGGCGGTTGCAGTGGAAGGCGAACAGGAGCCGGAGAAAGTTGAGCTGGAAATCAAGGAATGGGAGGTGGGTATGTACCACAATGAGGTGGCTGCGAGTCAGGGAATTAGAATCAGGAGGAGGCCTCCCACAGGACCCCCTCAACACTACGTGGGACCTTTCGAGTTCCGGTTGCAGAATGAGGGCAACACTCCACGGAATATTCTGGAGGAGATCATATGGCATAAGGACACTCAAGTTGCTCAG TTGAAGCAGAGGCAACCTCTGTATTCATTGAAGAAGGCTCTTGACAATGCTCCTCCTGTGAGGGATTTTGTTGGAGCTCTGAGGGCAGCGCATTCACGAACTGGTCTGCCCGGTTTGATTGCTGAAGTGAAGAAGGCTTCCCCAAGTAGAGGAGTTTTGAGGGAAAATTTTGATCCG GTTGAAATTGCACAAGCTTATGAAAAAGGGGGAGCTGCTTGTCTTAGTGTTTTGGCAGATGAAAAATATTTTCAG GGAAGCTATGAAAATATGGTGGCGATAAGAAATGCTGGAGTTAAG TGCCCTCTGTTGTGCAAAGAATTTATCATTGAGGCTTGGCAAATCTACTATGCTCGAACCAAAGGTGCAGATGCAATTCTTTTGATTGCTGCTGTTTTGCCTGACCTTGACATCAAATACATGACAAAGATCTGCAAGATGCTTGGCATGGCAACACTTGTTGAG GTGCATGATGAGAGGGAAATGGACCGTGTTCTGGGCATTGAGGGGGTTGAGTTTATTGGCATCAACAACCGCAATCTTG AAACATTTAAGGTTGATACTAGTAACACAAAGAAGCTTCTTGAAGGAGAGCGTGGCGAATTGATCCGTCAGAGAGACATCATTGTGGTAGGAGAATCTGGGCTGTTTACACCGGATGATATTGCCTATGTACAAGAAGCTGGTGTCAAAGCGGTTTTGGTAGGAGAGTCGATTGTGAAACAGGATGACCCTCAGAAGGGAATAGCTGAACTTTTCGGTAAAGACATTTCCATGTAA